Within the Leptotrichia sp. oral taxon 498 genome, the region TTTCTTTTATTTTAGCAATAGTTGCTCTTATTTTGGGTTACGCATTTTACAGTAAATTTGTAGAAAAAGTTTTTGGAATAGAACCTGATAGAACACCACCCTCAATTGAATATTACGACGGTGTCGATTATGTGCAAATTAGCACTCCAAAAGCATTTTTGATTCAATTCTTAAATATTGCTGGAACAGGACCGATATTTGGAGCTATTGCAGGTGCTTTGTGGGGACCAGCCGCATTTTTATGGATTGTCTTTGGATGTATATTTGGAGGAGCAGTTCACGATTTCTTGATTGGTATGCTTTCGCTTAGGAATAAGGGAAGCAGTATTGGAGAACTTGTCGGACAAAATTTAGGTGTTGTCATGCAGCAGATTATGAGAGTTTTCTCAATTGTTTTACTTATTTTAGTTGGAGTGGTATTTATCAAATCACCTGCTGATATTCTTCACAATTTAATTCCAGGTGTAAGTGCCATGACTTTTACAATTATTATAATTGCTTATTATATTTTAGCGACAATTCTCCCACTTGATAAAATCATTGCCAAAATTTACCCAATCTTTGGTTTTGCATTGTTATTTATGGCGATTGGTATTGGGACAATGCTAATTTACGGGCAATTTAAAGGTGCTTTTGCAATTCCTGAAATTACTGAAATTTTTAAAGGAAATCCGCATCCTAAAGGAACTTCAATGTTTCCCTACTTATTTATTTCAATAGCCTGCGGTGCAGTAAGCGGTTTCCATGCTACTCAATCCCCAATGGTTGCACGTTGCCTAAAAAATGAAACTGAAGGAAGAAAAGTTTTTTATGGTGCCATGATTTCAGAAGGTGTAGTTGCGTTAGTATGGGCTGCCGCTGCGATGACAGTTTTTGGCGGAATTAAGGAACTTGCCGCTGCCGGAACTCCTGCAGTTGTTGTAAATAAAGCATCTGTTCAATTGCTTGGTGTATTTGGGGCATTTCTAGCTGTACTAGGTGTTGTTGCTTGTCCTATTACTTCGGGAGATACTGCCTTTAGAGGTTCAAGATTAATTATTGCTGATATTTTCAAAATTAAACAGGCTCCAATAAAAAACAGATTTTTAATTGCAATACCTTTATTTGTCGTTGGTATTTATTTAACAACTATTGACTTTAACATTATTTGGAGATATTTTGCATGGGCAAACCAAACTTTGGCGGCGGTTTCATTATGGACTGCAACAGTATGGCTTGTTAAAAAAGGAAAACCATTCTTATTCGCATTAATTCCTTCAATGTTTATGACAATGGTTGTTACAACTTATATCATAATCGCTCCAGAAGGATTTGTAAGATTTTTCAAAAATGTGCCTGTTCATACTATTGAATTTTACGGTACTTTAATCGCAAGTATAGTTACAATTATCTGCACAGCATTATTATTTAACTACAAGCATCATTTACACGGAAAATCTCATCACGCTGGACATTTAAACGTTGCAAAATAAATAGGCTAAACAAAAAATACAGTCAAACAAGGTTTTATTCAAAAATCTTTGCTTGACTGTTTTATTATATTCTCTATTATTTCAAGGGATTCCAGCTTCTTTCAACGCTTTTTTGCATTTCATTCACATTTTGAGGCGAACCTTCAACACTTAGTGAACTACTCCCGCTTTTAGAAGCGGGAGCTTCTTGGGAAGTATCTGCTTTTGCTAGCCAAATATATTTACCAAGCTCTTCGGGTAGTTCCTACCCTGTCTTCTTTTATTTTCTTAATATTTCAACATCGCTTTTCCAATGTTTCTTATATTCAATGCCGCATTGTAATCTCTATCAATTTCAATCCCACAGCATTCACATTTATAACTTCTTTCTGATAATTTCAGCTCCTCTTTAACGTTTCCACATCTACTACAAGTTTTCGACGATGGAAACCACTTATCTATCTTCAAAAATTGCTTTCCTAAAAACATCAGTTTATACTCAACCATCCTCAAAAACATTCCCCATCCATTATCTCCTACACTTTTCCCAAAATTTAATGCCTGACTCATCCCTTTTATATTCAAATCCTCAACAACCACAGCATTATACGCTTCAGACAATTTTTTTGATAATTTATGCAGAAAATCTCTTCGACAATTCTTGATATACTCATGTAATTTTGATATTTTCATTTTTTGTTTATACCAATTTTTAGAAAATTTTACTTTTCTCGATAATGATTTCTGTAATTTCTTCAATTTTTTCTCCAACATCCTAAAATATCTTGGATAATCAGCCCTTTGGTTTTCAGAACTGACAAATAATTCAGACATTGAAAAATCAAGTCCAATCACTTTATCATTACTTGGATTTTTTTGAATTTCTTTTTCAAATTCTGTCAAGATGGAAACATAGTAATTTCCATTACTGTTTGTCAATGTTACTGACTTTATCTCGTAATCCTTTGGTATTTCTCTATGATATTTTAATTTAACTTTTTTCAATTTTGGCAAAACCAAATATTTTGTTTCCTCAATTCGTATTGAATTATTCACACAATTTGTCGTGTAACTTTTAACATTATTCTTTTTAGATTTGAACCTTGGAAACTTTGCTCTCTTCTGAAAAAAATTCGTAAACGATCGTTTTACATTCAATTGAGCATTTGAAAGTGCCAGACTGTCTACTTCTTTCAAAAATTGGTTTTCACTTTTCAAACCGGCAGGTGTAATTATTTTATTTTTTCCAGTCTCTTCATAAAATTTATTCGCAGTATACAAAATCGTATTGTAGACAAAACGAACACATCCAAAAGTCTTGTTTATCAATAATTCCTGATCTTTATTTGGATAAATTCTGTATCTGAATGCTAAATTATATTTCATAAAATTACACCTCCTTTTGATTTTGAATATATTTTTTAATTATCTCTAACGGTGCACCTCCGACACTTACAACTAAGTAACTTCTACTCCAAAAATATTCTTTCCACAATCTTCCCCTTATTTCAGGAAATTCTTTTTTTATCAACCTGCTGGAAGCACTTTTGTAAGTATTTACAAATTTAGAAAGTTCAGTATTAGGCATAGCATTAATCAACATATGAATATGATCAACATCATGTTCCCATTCTTTAAGAACAATGTTATACTTCGGACATATTTTTTCAAAAATCTCTTTCAATCTATTAGAAATTTCATCATTAATGACTTCTCTTCGATATTTTATACAAAAAATCATATGATAATTTATATCAAATACTGAATGATAATTGCTATTATATGACATTATTATTACCTACTTTTATATTATTTCACTGAATAAATTATATCATAAATATATCCTTTTTTCAATTTTTTTTACAAAAAAAGCAATTCATCTCCCGCTTGTAGAAGCCGGAGAACTTCTTGCTATCTTTTGTTAAAAAATATAGTAATTTTAGTTTAAAACATAATCAGAAAGTTTCTTTTTACATATTTTTATTCTCATTTTTAAGTGGATTGACTACAATTCCCACTTTATTATTCATAAATTAATACTCTGAACATTTTATAATCAGTTGCAGTATAAAAATTATAATTCCAAATATCATCCAAAAATTTGATTTTTTTCTTTTATAAGTTTCTTCCTTTATATTTCTGCCTTTAGAATTTTTTTCTATAAAATATATCAAATCGTTATCATATTCAATTTCATAATTTTTTTCTGAAATTTTATCGCCCGTATATTCTCCCATTTCTTCCAGAAAATCCTGTGCATCTCTTATTGCTTCTCTCCCAAGTTCAATCAATCCTGTTTCATTTAATACTTTAAATGCCCATTCCTTTGATTTGTTCCCATTTTCATGTCTATTATTGTAATATATCATATCACTAATTGCAGGAGCATATTTCATATTAGCAGCTTTTTCATATAGCTTGTATGCTTCCTCTTCACTTTTTCCAAATTCCTTACTGCATTCATAAAGTATCCCAAGTTCATAAATAGATTTTACATCTCCCATTTCCTGCCCAATTTTATACCATTTTTCAGCTTCTTTCTCATTTTCTTCAATCGTATCAAAATATTTCCCCAGTTCATAAGCTGCCTCTTTCACTCCTAAAGAATAAGCCTTTTCATACGTATCTTTGGCTTTTTCTCCATTGCCTGCAACATAATATGATTTTGCAAGTAACAAATATCCTCTTTCATTATACTGTGTTGCTTCAAGAAACAGTTTTTTAGCATTTCCCTTATCTTTCTTTTCCAAAAGTTCATTTCCCTGATTAATCAGTTCCACATATTTTCTGTCTTTTTCATTTCCAAGCATAAATTCAATATTCTTGATTATTTCAGAATTCAATCCCATAATTTGCTTTTCATTTAACAATTTTTCCTGCCATTCTAGTATTTTTTCTCTTTTATTCTGCTTAAAGTAAATTCTTACAAGATTGTATATTAATTCAGCATTTTTTGTATCAGCAATTTTTAAATAAATACTTTCAGCTTCTTCATAATCCTTCTTTTCTTCAGCAATTTTTCCTAGCCTAATTATTGAATTAATTTCGCCATTTTCCGCACCTGCCACATACCAGCCTTTTGCAATTTCATAATTTCCCGATTCTTCTTCAATCAGCCCTATGTAATACATAGCCTCCTTTATTCCTGAATTGTATGCCAAATTTAATGCGTTTACAGCGCTTTGGTTATCTTTCTCACAATAATAGTAATACTTTCCAAGCTCGTAATTTGCTCTTTGGCTGAATTTCAAGGATTCAGCTATTTTATCCCTTGCTTCTCCAAAAAATCCTGACATTATAAATATATTCGCTGTTCTAATATTTTCTTGATATTCCTCGCTTTCCTTTTTATCATATTCTATAAAATCTTTCCCATAATCTTCTGTAACAATATCATCCAACGAAACTATCTTCACGCCAAATGTATCTACATTCGATGTCTTTCCATTTTGTTTAGGCACACTTTCCGAAGAAATCCTATTTTCATTATAAGCACTTTCGCTAAAACTCGCTCTTTCTTCAGCTTCATATTTTTCAATTTCACGAACTTTTCTTTTTCTTTTTTCCCTCTCCTGCATTTCTCTCGAAAAGTCATCAATTTCATCCATTTTTTTACGATTTCTAAAATTCATTATTATCAAAATTACAATTCCAATAACTACGATTAATATCGATATTAATATTTCCATATTTTACCTTCTACTCCTGCCGTCTAACTTATTATTTCTCTTTTCTCCTGCACTCGCTGTTATATTTACGATTTTATCCATTATCTTAAACATTATCAATTCAAAATCTATTTTTATCATTCAATGTAAATATGTCCAATATAACGCTCATTATTTTTTATTATTTTCTTCCAAAATCTTTTATTTTCAAAAAAACAAAAACTATGACAGCACAAAAAATAAAAAACACCTCAAGATTACCAGCGTTATTATTGCTATCAATACAATCCTGTCTTTCCTTTGCATCAACAATACTTTCACAACTTCTCTGTCTTGAACTTCCTGAATGAGATCCGTGACTTCTCCAAAAAGATGACGAATTTTCTTGCTCATCATCACCAGACTTTTTAGATTTCCCATTTCCTTCTCCATCTGAATGTCCACTTGAATGCTCTCCACTACTATGTTCTCCACCATAATGTCCACTATAATGATAACTTCCACTACTTCCATGTGAATGACTATGCCCTCCACCGTGAGAATGTCCGCCACCACCTCTTCTTACTAATTTTTCCATTTCGACCTCACTTTCTTCAATCTTTTTCATTTTTTTCAATTTCTGCAATCTCAAAAATTCAATTTTTCATTCATTTTTTCAATTCTTTCACATCATATTTTCTCATATTTTCATATTCATAAGACTGATTAATACCATTCATAAATATATCTCTACTTTCCACATCTTCCGTCAAATTCTCCTTTAAAAGCATCTTTAGTTCCAAATCATTAATCACACTTCTTTTCATTGCCGATAAATAATTATTTTTACTGATATTTTGCCAATTCGCACACATTCCAAGCCTTTTTATCAACATCTGATTCAGCCAAATCCTAGTCGTTTTTCCATTTCCCTCATAAAACGAATACATTATATTCATCTCAACATATTTTTCAATTATTTCCTCAAAATTATTTTCAGGCATTTTAGAAACTGTCTTTAAATTATCTTCAAGATACATCGCACGACAAAACACAGTATCGCCTTTCCGAATATCATGTTTCCGTATTTTTCCTGCAGTTCCATAACATTCCTGAAACAAATATCTATGTATTTCCTTCAAGCCTTCAAAGGTTCCCACTTGAATTTTTTTCAATATCCTATTATCAAATGACTCTTTTGTCCGTTTTTTACTCAAAAATTCTTCATCATCTTGTGAAACTAGCCTTTTTAAAATTTTGTCACTTTCATTTTCCCAGCTGTATTTATTATTTACCATTTGCTTTTCCCTTTTTTCCTAAATATAGTTATCAAGAATAGTATATAATTTTTTTTATAATTTTTCTACCTATTTTTTATATTTTCCGAAAAAGTCCCAGTCAAAATCTGAATGATTCTCAAAATATTTATTACTACGTTTTTTACTCCTTCTTTATTTTTTATCTTAATATTTGTCGTAATATACTATGAAATTTATGATACTAAAAAAGACTAGAATTTTTTATATTTTTTCTAGCCTTTTTTAATTAAATATAACTTTTTTTGTATTAATTCCTATATTCTATTCTTTATTTTTCTTACCATTAAATAATTTATCAAGCATTAAACCAGTTTCTCCATATTTCATTTTACTTAACAAGGGACTTGATTTTATAATTTTACTACCATTTTTACACTCTTTTTTTATTGCTTTTACTATCTCTTCTGGTCCAGCGTAAGTTCCTATTACACCTGGATTAACCTTAATCGTAAATTCTCTTCCAAAATTAACAAATTCATTAGTAACTTGATCATTTATTTCTTCTGGTAAATCTTTATTTTCTTCTACTGCTTTTTGTATCAAAGATAATTTATATAGATGTGAACATTCTTCACTTCCAAATTCTTCAAAGTTTTCTTCCAAAGAACTCAAACCTTTTATATTTACTTTATATTTTTTATTTTCATTATCCCGAAAAATAAGATTTATTGATTTGTTTTCTATTAATTCATTTTTTTTCTCACTAGTATTATTATTGTGTCCACATTCAACCAAAAATAGCAATAATAAAATTATAAAAAATATTTGACCTCCTTTTTTTAATTTTCTTCTCATAGTCTACTCTCCTTAAATTAAAATCAAAATATTTTTTTATTCTTGTGGACGTACTTTTTTTATTTCTTCATATTCTTGCTCAGTTATATTTCTTTTAGTTAACAAATCATAATATGTCACTTTCATAGTTCCATCACTAAATTCTAAACAAGACACTACATCATAAGCTCTTGTACAATAATTTTGACCTCTACTAAATAAATTAATTGAACCAAAAAAAATCATAGCTCCTAAAATTAAATATTTTCTCATGTTATTTCCCCCTTTAGATTATATTTTTTTGCATTTATTTATCCTACGATTAAATTATAACATTTATTTTTTAATTTCAAAATTATAATATATGTATATATATATGAATTTCAATATATTTTATATATGATTAAAAATTGTTTAATACAAAAGACTAGAACTGCCCCCATTTTTTCTAGCCTCCAAAAATCACACTCAAATTAATTCATAAAAATTCAATGAATATTTTTAATTTAATAAGTTTTTTTCTATAATTCCAAACTCTCCAACTCCCCACTCTTCACATCCCACTCTTCCATCTTCTCCATCTCTTCTTCTTCCAGCTTGTCCAACTTTTCCTGCACTTCCATTAGTTTTTCCATATTGTTTTCTTTTCCAGCCTTTTCGTATTCTGCGTTCAAATTTTCTCTCATTTCTGTGATTTTTTCCATTTCCTTTTCCAGTTTTTCAATATCCCGCTTCAATTTTGCGATTTTTCTTGACTGTTCCTTTTGCTCCTGATATGACAATTTTTGCTCTTCTTTTGTCTCAATGTCAGTTGCAGTCAGATTCGATTTATTGTTTTTCAAACTTTCCTTGTAATCTTCGTAATTTCCTTTAAATTTCGTAAGACCATTTTCATCAAGATAGTAAATTGTATTACAAACCGTGTCTAAAAAGTGACGATTATGCGATACGACAAGCATTGTTCCGTCAAAATCTTCCAATGCATCTTCCAAAACTTCAATTGAGTAAATATCCAGATGGTTTGTCGGCTCATCTAAAATTAAAAAATTTGCTCTTTGCATATACAATTTTAAGAATGAAACTCTAACTTTTTCTCCACCGCTCAATTTTTCTACTTTTTTCAAAACATCGTCGCCTGAAAACAAGAAAGCTCCCGCAAGTGTTCGTAAATATTCTTCCGTTAAATTTAAAGAATTATTAATTTCCTGCAAAATATTGTTTGCTGGAGTCAAATCCATGTGATTTTGGTCATAATAGCCGACTTTTACACGAGAACCGTACTCAACTGTTCCTGAATCCTGCTTCAATTTATTTACCAAAATTTTTAGCAAAGTCGATTTTCCAATCCCATTTTTTCCAATAATTCCAACTCTTTCCCCACGGAATAGATGAAAACTCACATTATTCAACACTTTTTTGTCATCAAAACTTTTTGAAATTCCATTCACTTTTAAAACATTGTCCCCAGTAATCGTGTCTGTTTCAAATTTCAATTTCATTCTTTGTGGATTAAAAACAGGGTCATCCATTCGCTCGATTCTATCTAGAATTTTTTGTCGACCTTTTGCCTGTCTAGCCTTTATTCCAGCACGGAATCTGTCAATGTATTCTTCCATTTTCTTAATTTTTTCCTGCTCTTTTTCGTAACGCTTCATTTCCCCTTTCAAAATCATCTCTTTTTGAATGATAAACGCAGAAAAATTTCCATCGTATTTATGCAATTTCTTATTCTCGATTTCAAAAATTTTGTTACAAACATTATCCAAGAAAATTCTATCGTGTGAAACAAGCAAAAACGCCTTCGCATACCGTTTCAAGTAATCTTCTAGCCACTCAATCGAAACCAGATCCAAATGGTTTGTCGGCTCATCTAAAATTAGTAAATCTGGCTCAGACAACAACAATTTTGCAAGTGAAACTCTAGTTTGCTCTCCACCACTCAAATCTTTTAGCACCAAATTGTAATATTCCTCAGTCAGCTCTAGCCCTGTCAAAATCTGCTTTATCTTATACTCAATATCATATCCGCCCTTCGCCTCATAAAGCGACGACAACTCCGCAGACTTATTAATCAATTTTTCCAGCTCATCATTTTCAGCCGTTCCCAAAAGCAAATTAACCTTCTGAAGTTCGTGCCAAATTTCCCTCTCTTCTGCAAAAACCGACATCATCTCTTCATAAATCGTATTTTTTTCATCCGAAAATTCATGATTTTGCGACAAATATCCAATTTTCATAGAAGGACTTTTCACAATATTCCCAACTTCATTCAAATTATCTTCTGCTCCGTCAATCCGCTCTCTATCAAGTAACATCCGAATAATTGTCGACTTCCCAGCTCCATTCACCCCAACAAGCCCAATCTTATCCTTCTCCTCAATCGTAAAATTAATATCCTTCAATATATATTCCCCAGCAAACTGCTTATACACCCTATTAAATTGCACTAAACTCATCAAATTTCCTTCCTTTTCTCTATATTTTATTAAATTATTTTTTTATATTTTATATTTTAATTTTATTCGTTAAATTATATCATTTTTGATATTTGTTTACAATGTTTGAGAAATTTTCAAAATATTTAAGTTTGACAAAAATATTAAACTGTGATATTATAATACCTATAAATTTTTAAAAAAGAAGGTGATTTTATGAACAAAAAGAAAATTAACACTATTGTTGGTTCAATTGGAGCATTTATTGGAGTTTTTGTGTTTATAACCTATATTCCTCAAATTATTGCTAATTTAGGAGGAGAAAAAGCTCAACCTTGGCAGCCTCTTACGGCTTCGATTTCTTGTCTAATTTGGGTTATTTACGGATGGACTAAAGAACCTAAAAAAGATTTTATTCTTATCGTTCCAAATTTAGCTGGTGTAATATTAGGATTTTTAACTTTTATTACAGCTTTATAAATTTTTATTTATAAAAAATGAAATTTACTATTAAATATTTTTATTATACTTTTATTTAAAAACAAAAAGAGGTTTTATGCCTCTTTTTTTATTTTATCAGAAATTTTTATTTATTTTTTCTAGTATATAAGCAAAAAATATGTTATTTCGAAAAGTTTTTCTAGTATAAGTTGAAAAACTTTTTAATTTAGGATATAATTTCTTGTATATATTAATATAGGTGGTGATAAAATGATAAAAAGAGAGCAATATTTAAAAGAAATTAGAAAATTTATGGATAAGCCGATAATAAAAGTTATTACTGGTATGCGTAGAAGTGGGAAATCTATGATTTTAAAATTAATATCTAAAGAACTTGAAGAAAAGGGAATTAATAAAGAGAATATTATTTTTATTAATTTTGAGTCTTTAATGTTCGCCGAATTTTCAAATTTTCAAAAATTATATAGTTATATTATTGAAAAATCAAAAAATTTAGCTGGTAAAATTTATATTTTACTCGATGAAATTCAAGAAGTTGCTTCTTGGGAAAAAATGATAAATTCATTGCTAGTTGACTTAGATTGTGATATTTATATCACTGGTTCGAATGCTAATTTATTATCTTCGGAATTGGCTACCTACATTGCAGGAAGATATGTTGAAATAAAGGTTTTTCCTTTATCTTTTAAAGAATTTATAGATTTTTCCAAAATTCAAAATCCAGAAAAAATTTACAGCAATGAAGAATATTTTGAAAAATATTTGCAATTTGGAGGTTTACCTGCCATCCACAATTTCAATCAAGATAAAACTTCAATTTATCAGTATTTGACTGATATTTATAATTCTGTCTTGCTAAAAGATGTTGTTGCGAGAAATAATATAAGGGATATTGAACTTTTAGAACGAATAATTTTATACATTTTTGACAATATTGGAAATATTTTTTCTGCAAAAAAAATTTCAGATTTTTTAAAAAGTCAAGGTAGAAAGTTAAGCGTTGAAACCGTTTACAATTATTTAAAAGCACTTGAGAATGCGTATATAATTTCAAAAGTTCAAAGATATGACATAAAAGGAAAATCCATTTTAGAAACACAAGAAAAATTTTATCTTCTTGACTTAGGTTTAAAACATTCTCAATTAGGATACAAAGCAAACGACATCGCTGGTCATCTTGAAAACATCATCTATTTAGAACTATTAAGAAGAAAATACAATGTAAATATTGGAAAATTAAAAACAAAAGAAATTGATTTCATCGCACAAAAAGAAGATAAAAAATTATATATTCAAGCAACTTATCTTTTAGCCTCAGAAAACACCATTGAACGAGAATTTTCTCCATTAAAAAACATTGAAGACAACTATCCAAAATATGTTCTTTCTATGGATAATTTAGGTGAATATAATATAAATGGAATTCAACGAAAACGGATTATTGATTTTTTGTTGGATTTATAATTTTGGAATTATAGTAAAAATTTTTATTTTAAAATATTTTATTTTACTGACTTTTATAATACAATGACATCACGAATACGAAAAATTTTATCCAAAAATTTTCAAAATAATATACAAAAATGAAAGAGAACTAACCGAATCAGTTCTCTTTTTTTACTATATCAAACAAAGACATAGTTTTATCCCACGATTCTCAAAACTCTATAATTTCTGACTAATAAAAACGAAATATCCTCAATCAATATTTCTGATTTAGAAACAAAAATTCCACTTCCCTTATCTATTTCCCGCAAAATCAATCTATCATTCTCAAATTTTTCAATTATCCCAAATTTCTCAAAATATGATTTTTCATACTCAAAATGTACTAATATTTTATTTTCAAAACACTTTTTCAAGATTTCCTTTATTTCCATATTTGAAATATCAGGCAAAATTTCTTCTAAAGATATATTCTCTGTTTCTATTCGATAAACTTTTTCTGTAATTTCCCAAATGTCTGATGTTTTTATTATTATAAACTTGCAATCTGCCCAGAACAAATCATTTTCATAAATTAACGTATAATTTTCATCTTGAAAAATAACATTTCCTTGAATATCATTTCTCGCTATTACAATCTTATTTTCCTGAATTTTATCATCTTTAACGACAATATTTTTAACAACATTTTTCCCTATCTCTATACTTTTCATTTCACTTTTTCTTATAAATTCTTCTGATTTCCTATCACCCTCATCACACCATTGAAAATGTAAAATTTCTTTTGATTCTTTTACTAAATATCCTTCTCTCTGATAGTCATCTTCATAAAATAATCTTAATTTAATTTTATTCTTTTTGAAATATTTAAACAATTCCTTAAAAAATTTATTTTTTTCAAGTTCAATAATTTTTCTGTCACTAGATTTTCTTTCTTCTATTTTTTCCTTCATTAATTCCAAATATTCTGTATTTTTCCCAAATTTTTTCAAATCATCTATCTTTATAAATCTAAATCCGCCATTTTTCCCATACGGACTGATTGATGTAAAAATAGCAAATTCACCATTAATTCCTACAAAATTCCCAGCATCAAATCTCCCTTTAGACAAACGCCAATATTCCAACAACTCATCTTTCCCAATTTTTTCTAAAATTTTTTTCATAAAGTTTCCTCCTTAAAAAATCATCTTCCCATAATATTAACTTTCAATTCTCCCAACAATTTTTTATCACAAAAAACAGTCGAAATCAAAAATTTTTCATAAATAAATTCCTTTCTCCCAGCAAAATTA harbors:
- a CDS encoding ABC-F family ATP-binding cassette domain-containing protein encodes the protein MSLVQFNRVYKQFAGEYILKDINFTIEEKDKIGLVGVNGAGKSTIIRMLLDRERIDGAEDNLNEVGNIVKSPSMKIGYLSQNHEFSDEKNTIYEEMMSVFAEEREIWHELQKVNLLLGTAENDELEKLINKSAELSSLYEAKGGYDIEYKIKQILTGLELTEEYYNLVLKDLSGGEQTRVSLAKLLLSEPDLLILDEPTNHLDLVSIEWLEDYLKRYAKAFLLVSHDRIFLDNVCNKIFEIENKKLHKYDGNFSAFIIQKEMILKGEMKRYEKEQEKIKKMEEYIDRFRAGIKARQAKGRQKILDRIERMDDPVFNPQRMKLKFETDTITGDNVLKVNGISKSFDDKKVLNNVSFHLFRGERVGIIGKNGIGKSTLLKILVNKLKQDSGTVEYGSRVKVGYYDQNHMDLTPANNILQEINNSLNLTEEYLRTLAGAFLFSGDDVLKKVEKLSGGEKVRVSFLKLYMQRANFLILDEPTNHLDIYSIEVLEDALEDFDGTMLVVSHNRHFLDTVCNTIYYLDENGLTKFKGNYEDYKESLKNNKSNLTATDIETKEEQKLSYQEQKEQSRKIAKLKRDIEKLEKEMEKITEMRENLNAEYEKAGKENNMEKLMEVQEKLDKLEEEEMEKMEEWDVKSGELESLEL
- a CDS encoding RNA-guided endonuclease TnpB family protein — protein: MKYNLAFRYRIYPNKDQELLINKTFGCVRFVYNTILYTANKFYEETGKNKIITPAGLKSENQFLKEVDSLALSNAQLNVKRSFTNFFQKRAKFPRFKSKKNNVKSYTTNCVNNSIRIEETKYLVLPKLKKVKLKYHREIPKDYEIKSVTLTNSNGNYYVSILTEFEKEIQKNPSNDKVIGLDFSMSELFVSSENQRADYPRYFRMLEKKLKKLQKSLSRKVKFSKNWYKQKMKISKLHEYIKNCRRDFLHKLSKKLSEAYNAVVVEDLNIKGMSQALNFGKSVGDNGWGMFLRMVEYKLMFLGKQFLKIDKWFPSSKTCSRCGNVKEELKLSERSYKCECCGIEIDRDYNAALNIRNIGKAMLKY
- a CDS encoding SEL1-like repeat protein; this encodes MEILISILIVVIGIVILIIMNFRNRKKMDEIDDFSREMQEREKRKRKVREIEKYEAEERASFSESAYNENRISSESVPKQNGKTSNVDTFGVKIVSLDDIVTEDYGKDFIEYDKKESEEYQENIRTANIFIMSGFFGEARDKIAESLKFSQRANYELGKYYYYCEKDNQSAVNALNLAYNSGIKEAMYYIGLIEEESGNYEIAKGWYVAGAENGEINSIIRLGKIAEEKKDYEEAESIYLKIADTKNAELIYNLVRIYFKQNKREKILEWQEKLLNEKQIMGLNSEIIKNIEFMLGNEKDRKYVELINQGNELLEKKDKGNAKKLFLEATQYNERGYLLLAKSYYVAGNGEKAKDTYEKAYSLGVKEAAYELGKYFDTIEENEKEAEKWYKIGQEMGDVKSIYELGILYECSKEFGKSEEEAYKLYEKAANMKYAPAISDMIYYNNRHENGNKSKEWAFKVLNETGLIELGREAIRDAQDFLEEMGEYTGDKISEKNYEIEYDNDLIYFIEKNSKGRNIKEETYKRKKSNFWMIFGIIIFILQLIIKCSEY
- a CDS encoding zinc transporter 7-A codes for the protein MKKIEESEVEMEKLVRRGGGGHSHGGGHSHSHGSSGSYHYSGHYGGEHSSGEHSSGHSDGEGNGKSKKSGDDEQENSSSFWRSHGSHSGSSRQRSCESIVDAKERQDCIDSNNNAGNLEVFFIFCAVIVFVFLKIKDFGRK
- the tnpA gene encoding IS200/IS605 family transposase, coding for MSYNSNYHSVFDINYHMIFCIKYRREVINDEISNRLKEIFEKICPKYNIVLKEWEHDVDHIHMLINAMPNTELSKFVNTYKSASSRLIKKEFPEIRGRLWKEYFWSRSYLVVSVGGAPLEIIKKYIQNQKEV
- a CDS encoding carbon starvation CstA family protein gives rise to the protein MISFILAIVALILGYAFYSKFVEKVFGIEPDRTPPSIEYYDGVDYVQISTPKAFLIQFLNIAGTGPIFGAIAGALWGPAAFLWIVFGCIFGGAVHDFLIGMLSLRNKGSSIGELVGQNLGVVMQQIMRVFSIVLLILVGVVFIKSPADILHNLIPGVSAMTFTIIIIAYYILATILPLDKIIAKIYPIFGFALLFMAIGIGTMLIYGQFKGAFAIPEITEIFKGNPHPKGTSMFPYLFISIACGAVSGFHATQSPMVARCLKNETEGRKVFYGAMISEGVVALVWAAAAMTVFGGIKELAAAGTPAVVVNKASVQLLGVFGAFLAVLGVVACPITSGDTAFRGSRLIIADIFKIKQAPIKNRFLIAIPLFVVGIYLTTIDFNIIWRYFAWANQTLAAVSLWTATVWLVKKGKPFLFALIPSMFMTMVVTTYIIIAPEGFVRFFKNVPVHTIEFYGTLIASIVTIICTALLFNYKHHLHGKSHHAGHLNVAK
- the fic gene encoding protein adenylyltransferase Fic, with product MVNNKYSWENESDKILKRLVSQDDEEFLSKKRTKESFDNRILKKIQVGTFEGLKEIHRYLFQECYGTAGKIRKHDIRKGDTVFCRAMYLEDNLKTVSKMPENNFEEIIEKYVEMNIMYSFYEGNGKTTRIWLNQMLIKRLGMCANWQNISKNNYLSAMKRSVINDLELKMLLKENLTEDVESRDIFMNGINQSYEYENMRKYDVKELKK
- a CDS encoding SemiSWEET family transporter; this encodes MNKKKINTIVGSIGAFIGVFVFITYIPQIIANLGGEKAQPWQPLTASISCLIWVIYGWTKEPKKDFILIVPNLAGVILGFLTFITAL